Proteins encoded within one genomic window of Micromonospora halotolerans:
- a CDS encoding alpha/beta fold hydrolase encodes MTVSQMARDGGTIAYEVHGDGPLVVLSHGMGENRGSFRHLVPRLVSAGYRVASVDVRGHGDSSPRWPSYAPAEVGGDLLAVVRALGGGPATLVGSSSSGAAVVFAAADAPELVNGIVQVSPFVAPPKPNPVLRAAQAAVLRSPRLFGMFHRSLFPCGRPADDAAYRKELVAKLRGRMAAVRGVAAPVDPHWTARAREVRQPVLVLMGTKDPDFPDPGAEAPAARRNFATAEARMIADSGHYPHADQPEATAADLLEFLAVTTRA; translated from the coding sequence ATGACAGTTAGCCAGATGGCGCGGGACGGCGGAACCATCGCCTACGAGGTGCACGGGGACGGGCCGCTCGTGGTCCTCTCGCACGGCATGGGGGAGAACCGGGGGAGCTTCCGGCACCTGGTGCCCCGGCTGGTGTCGGCCGGTTACCGGGTCGCGTCGGTCGACGTACGCGGGCACGGCGACTCCAGCCCGCGCTGGCCCAGCTATGCCCCCGCCGAGGTGGGCGGCGACCTGCTCGCCGTGGTCCGGGCGCTTGGCGGTGGCCCGGCCACCCTGGTCGGCAGCTCGTCCAGTGGCGCCGCCGTGGTCTTCGCCGCCGCGGACGCCCCCGAGCTGGTCAACGGCATCGTGCAGGTCAGCCCGTTCGTCGCCCCGCCGAAGCCGAACCCGGTGCTGCGGGCCGCCCAGGCGGCCGTGCTACGCAGCCCACGGCTGTTCGGGATGTTCCACCGCTCCCTGTTCCCGTGCGGGCGACCGGCCGACGACGCCGCGTACCGGAAGGAGTTGGTCGCGAAGCTGCGCGGCCGGATGGCCGCGGTGCGCGGCGTGGCGGCCCCGGTCGACCCGCACTGGACCGCGCGGGCCCGGGAGGTGCGGCAGCCGGTGCTGGTGCTCATGGGCACGAAGGACCCGGACTTCCCGGACCCGGGCGCCGAGGCGCCGGCCGCCCGCCGAAACTTCGCCACCGCCGAGGCGCGCATGATCGCCGACTCCGGCCACTACCCGCACGCCGACCAGCCCGAGGCCACCGCCGCCGACCTGCTGGAATTCCTGGCGGTGACCACCCGTGCCTAG
- a CDS encoding CGNR zinc finger domain-containing protein, with translation MNFDAYARTGVDLVNARLDDLDDLRALFPDDNAWMRDEVADRDLAIFRRAQKRLRDVFEYGTSGRDAEAVTELNTLLEAFPVQPRISGHDSSDWHMHVTSRGASVSAEYLAGAVWGLSVWLCEYGSARFGVCADERCGNVYLDTSSNCCRRFCSERCATRSHVAAHRARKRAAVGEQVTVPTQPEPLAPVS, from the coding sequence GTGAACTTCGACGCGTACGCCCGGACCGGTGTTGATCTCGTCAACGCCCGCCTGGACGACCTCGACGACCTGCGGGCCCTCTTCCCGGACGACAACGCGTGGATGCGCGACGAGGTCGCCGATCGGGACCTGGCGATCTTCCGGCGGGCGCAGAAGCGCCTGCGTGACGTCTTCGAGTACGGCACCTCGGGCCGGGACGCGGAGGCGGTGACGGAGCTGAACACGCTGCTGGAGGCGTTCCCCGTCCAGCCGCGCATCTCCGGCCACGACTCCTCCGACTGGCACATGCACGTGACCAGCCGGGGCGCCTCGGTCAGCGCCGAATACCTGGCCGGCGCGGTGTGGGGCCTGTCGGTCTGGCTCTGCGAGTACGGCAGCGCCCGGTTCGGGGTGTGCGCCGACGAGCGCTGCGGCAACGTCTACCTGGACACCTCGTCGAACTGCTGCCGGCGGTTCTGCTCGGAGCGCTGCGCCACCCGCTCGCACGTGGCCGCGCACCGGGCCCGCAAGCGGGCCGCCGTCGGCGAGCAGGTGACCGTCCCGACCCAGCCCGAACCGCTCGCCCCGGTCAGCTGA
- a CDS encoding glutathionylspermidine synthase family protein, with translation MRREASTPRPDWDATVRAQGLVYVDTELPDGGIMSYWDETAAYAFELNEVLRLEEATEELHRMSVAAAEHVVARNRYAEFGIPEWAAEAVARSLREGPPTLYGRFDLWYDGSWPPKLLEYNADTPTALVEASIVQWYWLEHTRPDADQWNSLHERLVGAWAKIGAGLHDPRVHVVWSAEEESGEDQITAGYLAETARQAGLDVTLLPIQRVGWDGRRFVDADDRPITTCFKLYPWEWMLAEPYGPPALEPGTPTTWIEPAWKLLLSNKALLAVLWELHPGHDYLLPAYLDSPRGMTEYVAKPLLGREGGSVRIVTGGTEITSPGIYGDEGFCYQEFRALPEFAGSRMVLGSWIVDGESAGAGLRESESLITDGYARFLPHYIDAPRTP, from the coding sequence GTGCGGCGCGAGGCCAGCACGCCGCGCCCGGACTGGGACGCCACCGTCCGGGCCCAGGGCCTGGTGTACGTCGACACCGAGCTGCCCGACGGCGGGATCATGTCGTACTGGGACGAGACCGCCGCGTACGCCTTCGAGCTGAACGAGGTGCTCCGGCTGGAGGAGGCCACCGAGGAGCTGCACCGGATGTCGGTGGCCGCGGCCGAGCACGTCGTGGCCCGCAACCGGTACGCCGAGTTCGGCATCCCGGAGTGGGCCGCCGAGGCGGTCGCCCGGTCGCTGCGGGAGGGCCCGCCGACCCTCTACGGCCGCTTCGACCTCTGGTACGACGGCAGCTGGCCGCCGAAGCTGCTGGAGTACAACGCCGACACCCCGACCGCGCTGGTCGAGGCGAGCATCGTGCAGTGGTACTGGCTGGAGCACACCCGGCCGGACGCGGACCAGTGGAACAGCCTGCACGAGCGGCTGGTCGGCGCCTGGGCCAAGATCGGCGCCGGCCTGCACGACCCGCGGGTGCACGTGGTCTGGTCCGCCGAGGAGGAGTCCGGCGAGGACCAGATCACCGCCGGCTACCTGGCCGAGACGGCCCGCCAGGCGGGGCTCGACGTCACGCTCCTGCCGATCCAGCGGGTCGGCTGGGACGGGCGGCGCTTCGTCGACGCCGACGACCGGCCGATCACCACCTGCTTCAAGCTCTATCCCTGGGAGTGGATGCTGGCCGAGCCGTACGGGCCGCCGGCGCTGGAGCCGGGCACCCCGACCACGTGGATCGAGCCGGCCTGGAAGCTGCTGCTGTCGAACAAGGCGCTGCTGGCGGTGCTCTGGGAGCTCCACCCGGGCCATGACTACCTGCTTCCCGCGTACCTGGACTCGCCGCGCGGGATGACCGAATACGTGGCCAAGCCGCTGCTCGGCCGGGAGGGCGGGTCGGTACGCATCGTCACCGGCGGCACCGAGATCACCAGTCCGGGGATCTACGGCGACGAGGGCTTCTGCTACCAGGAGTTCCGGGCGCTGCCCGAGTTCGCGGGCAGCCGGATGGTGCTGGGCAGCTGGATCGTGGACGGCGAATCGGCCGGCGCGGGCCTCCGGGAGAGCGAGAGCCTCATCACGGACGGATACGCGCGGTTCCTGCCCCACTACATCGACGCGCCGCGTACCCCGTGA
- a CDS encoding sugar phosphate isomerase/epimerase family protein translates to MTSRVPVLLSTSSVFPERTAAAFQLASTLGYDGIEVMVWTDPVSQDPGALRGLADHYGVPVLSVHAPCLLVTQRVWSPDPWERLRKAAELAETLEAPTVVVHPPFTWQRDYARNFADGLDRIAGRFGGLRFAVENMYPVRMAGRQFVPYVPGWDPTDTGYAAYTLDLSHCAASHTDALAMADRMGSALAHVHLGDGTGEGRDEHLVPGRGGQPCAELLRSLAGRGFAGSVAVEVTTRGAKSRAVREADLRESLEFARANLTAPSPVDA, encoded by the coding sequence GTGACTTCCCGCGTTCCGGTGCTCCTGTCCACGTCCTCGGTCTTCCCTGAGCGGACCGCGGCGGCGTTCCAGCTGGCCTCGACGCTCGGTTACGACGGCATCGAGGTGATGGTCTGGACCGACCCGGTCAGCCAGGACCCGGGCGCGCTGCGCGGCCTCGCCGACCACTACGGCGTCCCGGTCCTCTCGGTGCACGCGCCCTGCCTGCTGGTCACCCAGCGGGTGTGGAGCCCCGACCCGTGGGAGCGGCTGCGGAAGGCCGCCGAGCTGGCCGAGACGCTGGAGGCGCCGACCGTCGTGGTGCACCCGCCGTTCACCTGGCAGCGCGACTACGCCCGCAACTTCGCCGACGGCCTCGACCGGATCGCCGGCCGCTTCGGCGGGCTGCGCTTCGCCGTGGAGAACATGTACCCGGTGCGGATGGCCGGCCGGCAGTTCGTCCCGTACGTGCCGGGCTGGGACCCGACCGACACCGGCTACGCCGCGTACACGCTGGATCTGTCGCACTGCGCGGCCTCGCACACCGACGCCCTGGCCATGGCCGACCGGATGGGGTCCGCCCTGGCCCACGTGCACCTGGGCGACGGCACCGGCGAGGGGCGCGACGAGCACCTGGTGCCCGGGCGGGGCGGCCAGCCCTGCGCCGAGCTGCTCCGCTCGCTGGCCGGCCGGGGCTTCGCCGGCTCGGTGGCGGTCGAGGTCACCACCCGGGGCGCGAAGAGCCGCGCGGTCCGCGAGGCGGACCTGCGCGAGTCCCTCGAGTTCGCCCGGGCCAACCTGACCGCACCCTCCCCGGTCGACGCCTGA
- a CDS encoding TetR-like C-terminal domain-containing protein → MPRAGLTPQTVVREAAVLADEVGHDRLTLAALAARLGVALPSLYKHVRGADALHQKLAVLATAEVATELTTAAAGRAGGDALRAAATALRGYARRHPGRYPATQRAPHPDDPEHLAAAERAVGAIYAILRGYDLSGDAAVDATRTFRAAVHGFITLEAAGGFGLPRDIDRSFDEMVAALDTAYRNWGSR, encoded by the coding sequence GTGCCTAGGGCCGGCCTGACCCCGCAGACCGTGGTCCGCGAGGCGGCCGTGCTCGCCGACGAGGTCGGCCACGACCGGCTCACCCTGGCCGCGCTCGCCGCCCGGCTCGGCGTCGCGTTGCCCAGCCTCTACAAGCACGTCCGGGGCGCGGACGCGCTGCACCAGAAGCTGGCCGTGCTGGCCACCGCGGAGGTCGCCACCGAGCTGACCACCGCCGCCGCGGGCCGGGCCGGCGGCGACGCGCTGCGCGCCGCCGCCACCGCCCTCCGGGGGTACGCCCGCCGGCACCCCGGCCGCTACCCGGCCACCCAGCGAGCGCCCCACCCCGACGACCCCGAACACCTCGCCGCCGCCGAGCGGGCCGTCGGCGCCATCTACGCGATCCTGCGCGGGTACGACCTCAGCGGCGACGCGGCCGTCGACGCCACCCGGACGTTCCGGGCCGCCGTGCACGGGTTCATCACGCTCGAGGCGGCCGGCGGGTTCGGGCTGCCCCGGGACATCGACCGTTCCTTCGACGAGATGGTGGCCGCGCTGGACACCGCGTACCGCAACTGGGGGTCCCGGTGA
- a CDS encoding proline dehydrogenase family protein produces MLRSVILAASRSSQVERLVATAPFTRDVVRRFVAGAGTDDALRATRALVADGQAVTLDNLGEDTVTPEQANATRDEYLKLLRLLGAAGLTPAAEVSVKLSALGQMFDEQLAYDNARAICAAADAAGTTVTLDMEDHTTTDSTLDILAKLRKDYPSTGAVLQAYLRRTESDCRELSGAGSRVRLCKGAYKEPESVAYQSAREVDKSYVRCLNVLMSGDGYPMLATHDPRLIAIGEDRARWFDRGPDRFEFQMLFGIRPEEQKRLVGDGYTVRTYVPYGDQWYGYLMRRLAERPANMMFFGRALMSKK; encoded by the coding sequence ATGCTCCGTTCCGTCATCCTCGCCGCCTCCCGGTCATCCCAGGTCGAGCGGCTCGTCGCGACGGCCCCGTTCACCCGGGACGTCGTCCGCCGGTTCGTCGCCGGCGCCGGCACCGACGACGCGCTGCGCGCGACCCGCGCACTCGTCGCCGACGGTCAGGCCGTCACCCTCGACAACCTGGGTGAGGACACCGTCACCCCGGAGCAGGCGAACGCCACCCGGGACGAATACCTCAAGCTGCTGCGCCTGCTGGGTGCCGCCGGTCTCACCCCGGCCGCCGAGGTCAGCGTCAAGCTCTCCGCGCTCGGGCAGATGTTCGACGAGCAGCTCGCGTACGACAACGCGCGGGCGATCTGCGCGGCGGCCGACGCGGCCGGCACCACGGTCACCCTGGACATGGAGGACCACACCACCACCGACTCGACCCTGGACATCCTGGCCAAGCTCCGCAAGGACTACCCGTCGACCGGCGCGGTGCTCCAGGCGTACCTGCGGCGGACCGAGTCGGACTGCCGCGAGCTGTCCGGCGCCGGGTCCCGGGTGCGGCTCTGCAAGGGCGCGTACAAGGAGCCCGAGTCGGTGGCGTACCAGTCCGCCCGCGAGGTCGACAAGTCGTACGTGCGCTGCCTGAACGTGCTCATGTCCGGCGACGGCTACCCGATGCTGGCGACCCACGACCCGCGCCTGATCGCCATCGGCGAGGACCGGGCCCGCTGGTTCGACCGCGGCCCGGACCGGTTCGAGTTCCAGATGCTCTTCGGCATCCGCCCCGAGGAGCAGAAGCGCCTCGTCGGGGACGGCTACACCGTGCGCACCTACGTCCCCTACGGCGACCAGTGGTACGGCTACCTCATGCGCCGGCTGGCCGAGCGCCCGGCCAACATGATGTTCTTCGGCCGCGCGCTGATGTCGAAGAAGTGA
- a CDS encoding YrdB family protein, with protein sequence MKAALLTLIFLLELAMLAAAGWWGFTLDAGWPVRLLAGLGAPIAIAVVWGLFCSPRASVTLPAPAKLGVQAACFVTGGVLLALAGRPVPGAILVALWALDKALLILSGEKI encoded by the coding sequence GTGAAGGCAGCCCTGCTCACGCTCATCTTCCTGCTGGAGCTGGCCATGCTCGCGGCCGCCGGCTGGTGGGGCTTCACCCTCGACGCCGGCTGGCCGGTACGGCTGCTCGCCGGGCTCGGCGCGCCGATCGCGATCGCCGTGGTCTGGGGGCTGTTCTGCTCGCCCCGGGCCAGCGTGACGCTGCCCGCGCCGGCCAAATTGGGCGTCCAGGCCGCCTGCTTCGTCACCGGCGGAGTGCTGCTCGCCCTGGCCGGGCGGCCGGTGCCCGGCGCGATCCTGGTGGCCCTCTGGGCCCTCGACAAGGCCCTCCTCATCCTCTCCGGCGAAAAGATCTAG